The region TTGGCAACTCCCACCTTCAGCTTATTCCCGTTTGTTGAAACCTCCCATCCTTTGGGCACGATAACTCCCCGTCCCGGCCATATCACGCCCCCAAGATCGGCCTTTTTAACTGAGTAGACTGCCTTCAGGTCATCTACCTGCAGCTTCTGTGAAATGCCGTACCTTTCTGTCCAGAATCCGACTCTGTTCGCTCCTGCACCAACGACATTCACTATCTCAAAGGCAGATGCTTGCAGCTGCCCATTACTTATACTGAAATCGCCACTCAGCCCTTTGGCCTTATAGTTTCTGATCAAATGAACTAAAGATGGATCACTATTTGAAGTCCCCATTGCTTCCAAATCTGTCAAATTCCACCTCTGCACAGGTTTCTTGAACCTTGGGGATGCCACTCCAACGCGTTCGACTGAATCAGCTAATGCTGTGGTGCTGTCATAAGCCCACAGCCCAAAAACATTAAGTTCTGTTCTGTCCATCTCCGGATTCTCCTCGTGAaacctccttctccatctcttaGTGAAGCGGCTAAGCTCATGCGATCGTGGAATGTAAGGCCTCACGCCTAATACGCCTTGCATTGCCTCAATGGTTTCTGAATCAACAGAATCCAAGAGACTGGTTAGCACGTCGGTGATAATCCAAGCATACCCCTCGGCCATCATCCCTGCTTCTTCCGCCATTTGGAAGAAGCGGGAGGCGAGATTTGGTAGCATGACCACGACAAACACCCTCGTTTGCAGGGTCTTCAACTGCTGCAGTTGTTGAAAAAGCTGGTGATATTTAGCAGAAGGAGTTACAGCACTTAGTTTTGACAGTAAAACATTGCTGTTTAGCATTTCTTCAGCCAAAACTGGTACTAATCCACTCCCATAATTGCTGTCTTCATAAACTAATGTCACTTCCTTCCAACCAAAGGCCTTGACAACTGCTGCAATTGCTTTTGCCTGGGAAGACGAACACCATGCTGACCTAATGAAGTACTGCAATTCTTTGGATGACAGGGTTGGGCTCATTGATGGAGACATCACCGGAACTCTCACTTTGTCACCTATGTCTATCACAAAATCTGCTTGAACGGATCTCTGAGGCCCGAGTATTGCCATTACTTGAGTATTCTTGAGTAGTTCTATGGCTGCAGTAAAGGTATAATGAGTAAAAATATTGCAGGCAATGAAATAGGAGTAGTACAGATGAGAATGAGATTCACCAGCAGAAGCAGCACCAACAGCATCAGTGCCAGAGTTCCTGAAATGAGGCACGATCATGGTTGTGTGGTCACGGTTAGAGTAGAAATCTTCGATTGCCATAGAGATGCAAGTCCTGCATATCTTTCCAAGAGCAGTGTCAAGATCAAGAATCACACCTACATCAGCCTTTGCAGCAGTTGCATTCGAACAGTTCGACCGAACAACGTAAGAGCTCATAAAGATAAACAAAGAAATGAAACACAGTCTTGGAATCTCCATTGGCAGGCATCAAAATTGAAGAATAAGAGCTTCACAGATAGAAGAATAGACATCAGTTGCGCTAACAGAAGTgatagaataaattaaattccaCACATCTCTCAACATGTGAACTAGGAAATTTCCAACGTGTGGACTGAGAAAAcagatttttgtttttaatacAGCTTATCAAATATTGACCTAGACTTCAACATGTTCAACTAAATTAATTTAGCGTGGTCCATTATTCAAAaaagttaattactccctcgtTAGtcgagtcatttcattttctgcgctcagttttagaaaaatgatagtagtaataaatagttagagtgaagAAAAGGTAAGTaagtaagagaaaatgaaatgactcaactaccacataaaggagggagtactatattctCAAAACAATTGACTACATAATTGAATAGAATTCTAGTTTGTGCCACATCTGCATCAGTTGCATTTGACAACGCAAAAGCTCTTCAAGATAAGCATATAAAAGCAACAAGATCTATTATTGAGAGCCCTTCATCTTGATCACATGAAATCCTGATTGATGGACTTTGTGCTAAAACCATTTCTCCATTGATGGTATCATCTTTTTCCTTAGCAAGATCACAAAACCAGAAGAAGGTAGATAGCTTTGAATATTGATTATGCATGAGACAAACAAAGGCTATTAATTACCCGAAAGCAGAAGCCTTGTGTTCAGATCAATCACACACACGTGTAAGCAACAACTTCGGAGGCTGCATACGGctccatatttttttcattccgACTTCGATttgttcttttttatttcatgaTCTGGTCCCAAGTGGAGTAACATAAAAGCTGcacaattaaataaggattcaTATAACACAACGTCACTTtctaatataaattaaataataaattttttcttcttttttacaTTCATATTTGACAcataattttagttttaatttaatcCAATGTCAGATCGTAAGATTTGTCAATATTAATTAGCACTTTATTTCTGTCACACATGCTACTTCCAGAAACAGTTTCAAGAAAGTGTTGGATGGCATTCATTACGACATCCAAGACACTGACCCCGCTGAAATGGAGCTCGATGTCATCAAGGATCGCATCCATGCACAGACAACAAGGTGAAAATATGTTACTCGCTAAACTTCAATTGCAACTACTACTTTTTTACTTCCATAAAGACATGTGCAACATTGTATTCATATCACAACCTTTTCCAGCTTGGGTTGTAACACAAAGGAAATACGGATAGCATCACCAACACTTAACTCAGAAAGATTTGGAACCCTATTTGAAACCAAATTGTTTTCAATGAGACTAGACTTGCACAAGAAATTCTCCTGAATTTGGAACTCGGTGCAATTGCTCATGTACAAAACTCTCAATCTTGGCGGATCAACAACTCATATCAACAAGTCTAACAGCTCTGCAGGAGTAATTATGACTCTACTATTCTTCGAAAAGTGATGTAGGCGGGTACAATCTTTGAAACGATAATCACTATCTTCAAtaaacaattacaaatcgatgCACATTTTTAATAACGTAACTAccgggttttttctatttttgttctaaaatagaacttagattcctcgtttgttctagcgtttttttttgttccggatttgggagagacgcatgaccctcatgcgtctctttttaatgagacgcatgatcgtcatgcgtctttcatagagacgcatgagggtcatgcgtctctatttttttttcgttttttttaacgacgcatgaaggtcatgcgtcttaggtataGACGCATCTCTCTCATGCGTCTgttgtttttaaaatataatagacgacgcatgagcgtcatgcgtcttaggtagagacgcatgaggctcatgcgtctctaacttgcTTAAATCAGTTCCCACGGCAGAATAGGCAGAATacgcgagagaaagagaggaagacaaCCCGTGCGATTTCCTTggcgatttcttggcgattcccttcatatttcggtaagtttccttcaattTTTCAACATTGTTCTCgcatttgttgtttatttgcatattattagggttttgataaatcttttgtatacttactatattagggtttaatgaaaaaaattatctttaattgttgttggtttgtatatatatttttgcagaaatcatgcaagtatacgtgagtttatattggggtggtagaatatatcaacttcctcaagtgggtatttgttatgatcctcctcgtgcgagagcttccatcgtattggattcatgtgtctcattatctgaattagttgcaatgatatgtgttaagataagaatagattcaaaccaacacttcatCGAAATATCTTGGAGGCACTGTTTCTTGGGTACCGGTACGAGTTATGTATGTACTGCGGTTGACAGTGATCAAAGCGTGTTTTATATGTTCAATGCTGCTCTAAATTCTACTCgacatattgaattatttgttgagtattcgtaTGTTGGAAATGCCTTCATCCCACCAATTGTTGATCATGGTGTTGGATCATCTACGAGGTTTGAACCTTTGAGCATGGATTGCGGTATGAATGAGCAAACAGATGTTGCAGATGCTGCTAATGTTGGATTGAATACTCAAGAGAATGTAGAAGAGCATGATGATGTTCATGTTGTACGAAGAGACCTTGATGATCCAGAATTGTCGTCATCCTCGTCTGATGAGattttaagtgatgattctGGTGCTGACTCTAGTGATGATCCAGAATTGTCGTCATCCTCGTCCAGGCTCATGGGCCTCGACATAGGCCCAACATACCAAGTAGGTCTCGCACAGAGAGCATCCAGTCACATCATTGCAGTAGTCAGGCAGTATGCAATGTGCGTATGGCGTCCAGATAAACTACAAAACAGCAATGCAAATGCCACTGAATAATTCCGTAATAAGTTCATAAATGAAGTCTAAACCGAAATAATACTCACCTGGCCAGGTCTAATCAGAGATATTTGGTCACGATAATGCTCAACCGAATGTCTAGGAGCATTTCCTATCTGCGTTGTTCCTTTCCACCTGTACATATATTTGATGTAAGCAAATAAtccaatataaattaataaataaatatttagataTATACCTGGCGCCACATGGTGTATATGGCTCGTGTACAACTGGTCCAATGAACGCAGGcctcaatgtgggcattctttcccacgcccatagcTGCAGAAGCATCATAGGCCCGCCCAACTCTTTTCTCTTATCCATGGAAGCCTCGCACAGATAATGATAAAGGTAGGCCAATGCCGCACTTCCCCAACTAATATTCTTCACCTCTTCTGGATCCCCAAGCCcattcaaccacataaatggcaccttacaccccgtggtgtccggtagaatgagacctcctaataaaattagggcatggatacgtgccctttggatgtatacgtacataggtaggtcatcacccagaggcatccttgtctggttgatcagtgcggtcatcagcaaaccgccttgctttgtctctgtggaagtatctggtatccatcccaacagatCGCGGCACTTGCTGGTCCAGTCTGAAAAGTTGTCATGATAGTCACGCCCTGTGAAAACGCGACCATCCGCCCTCAAGCCCCAAAtggcttgcacatcttccaaggtgATCGTCGTCTCACCGATCGGTAGATGGAAAGTGTGCGTCTCCGGTCTCCAACGCTCAATCAACGCCGTGATCAGCTCGTTGTCCACCTTCATGGGCTTCCCACAATCGatcacgcctttgaaaccaaagaCGTCAAGCCAATATCTAACATTCTCGTGAATTTCGACGTCCCAAGTCTTGCTTTCTGTCCTTCGGACTTTAAATACTTGGGTTGTGCCCTCTTTCATGAGTTTATGTGAAATGTGATGTTTCTGTAAATTTAGCAAGGACGGGTCTTCGGGTCCATATAATAATTGCTCACTAGAACTTGAAGTCTCCATCTAATCTAAGTAcaaattcacaaaacaacaattacaaattacaacacaaattacatatccattcaaattcatcttcaaaataacaacaaatcataaatcaaatgattgattcactccaattcaacaccATTCATGCTTTATAAGGCCTAATTTACATATAGCTACTAAATTAGaaggttaaattaaaatatgcaattcaacctatactttattcttcaatatcaaccaaaatcacaacaccaaGCATCTCTAATATATGAATAACTATACAATAGAATGAATTTAGCCACTAAAATCCATTACAATTAACTAAACACCAAAAAATCGGACAAAATTGAGCAATttgttataaaccctaatttacaaaaattaggggaaatctaaacaaactatgcaaattaacaacaaataaggaAGGAATGTTGAAGGATTGAATGAAACTTACCGGAAAAAGAGAGGAAATCGTCGGATTCGCTAAGAAATCGCCAAGGAATCGCCGGAAGTCGCCTATCAGAATTCTCTCTCGCGTGTATTCTGCCTTCTGCCTCTCGCGGAACTGATTTAATTCgacatagagacgcatgagcctcatgcgtctctacctaagacgcatgacgctcatgcgtcgtctattatattttaaaaaacaacaGACGCATGAGAGAGATGCGTCtatacctaagacgcatgaccttcatgcgtcgttaaaaaaaaatgaaaaaaaaaatagagacgcatgaccctcatgcgtctctatgaaagacgcatgacgatcatgcgtctctatgaaagacgcatgacgatcatgcgtctcattaaaaagagacgcatgagggtcatgcgtctctcccaaatccggaacaaaaaaaaacgctagaacaaacgaggaatctaagttctattttagaacaaaaatagaaaaaaccccGTAACTACCATACactataataaatattttgtgttttgtgtCTATAATCAAAGGACAACAAAGTCGAACTCACATCgaagttaaaaaaaacaacacaaaatTGGCAAAGAAAGTGCATGAACATTATCTAAACTTGAATTCAACTTGATGAGGTAACTGGGATTGAAGTTGTTGTATATGGCGCATATGAGCCTGTACCTTAGTCTCACTCATATCTGGAGTACAAGTATTTATCTTTTGATATTCGACGCAACAACCTGAAATATAGGTCATCAATTTGACGATATCGGTTGCACACGATCCTTGAAACTTTAACATTCTGAGACGTTTGTGTGGGCATACATAAACAAGCCCTAAACTCTGCTTATGCTTCGGTATATACAGAGATATTGAGAACAGAATACACCATTATACATGTGAATATCTTCAATTTATAGAAGAAGAAAGACTATGTATGAGGAAAGGTATATCATTCCCCTATTTATAGGGCAAATAATGAAGAGGTGAAAAGGGAGGAAAAGAGAGATATTGAAGAGCAAGGTATATCATTCCCCTATTTATAGGGCAAATAATGAAGAGGTGAAAAGGGAGGAAAAGAGAGATATTGAAGAGCGTCAATGGAGGGAGAGGGGGAGAGGGCTatttgtattattattatttgtattatatatttacattatttcaattaatactatttgataatttgtcattttatataatataatatatcaGCGGATATTCGACCTAAATATTAGTAGACCGatggagtaattaattattttaactctTATTTTAATATCAGTATTTATTAAGTATCGCAATTTGTTAAACAACCATATTccatagtactattattttaaagtTTCACAGAtaacaattaataaatatagGGGTATCAAATCTTCATATACGGATTTCTTTCATTGTTCGATAAAATGCAAACCATATATTTAATACAAACTCAAAATTTTAATCCTAGCCATTAATTATAACAGATCTATGGTAAATATCGCGTAGAATTTCCATCTCAACAAGAGCATATATTTTGTCAACAGAGGGTATTTTTGTAAGTTAAATTTCTGAATAGTTCTTGCGTTCCTAATTTCTCTTCCACCTTCCAAAACCgaaaatattcacatcttcAACATGATCTTAACACCACTGTAATTGACGTCAAAACTTTATTCTGAAGACTTAAATTGATTTCTTTGTCGGTGTATTcaagaatttattttatgaCTGTACCGTCACATGCGTAATACTATCCGACTGAATCTCATATTTCATAAAATCAATTCCGGCGTATTCTGTGTCGCAACGGATTTTTATTATATGGAGGGTTCTAACGCTGATAAAGGTAATTTCATGATAATGAGAATTATAGGTTAATCTTAATGCAGCAAAagatttttgatttttcatTTCCAGATTCGTGTTTTCCATATGTCGAAGATTAACACATTCATGATTCATAATTTCCATACGTTGAAGATTGACACATTCGTGATTCGTGATTTCCATATTTTAAAGATTTTTCATTTCCAGATTTGTGATTTTCAGATTCTTAGGATGTAGATGTCTGTATGTTGAGTCGATTGCAAATACAATTTGTTATTCAGATTGTATTTGTTTTTCCGTTGAACCTGTGTTGAAATTATTGGAATTTTTGTTGATATGTCGTATCACATGGCTGatcctatgttgacatttgtaaGCTACGGTTGATTCTACGTTGCAATTCTATTGACATTTTTGTTGATTCTATATTGATATATATAGCTGTTGTGTGAGTccattttttaaattctttGTTGACATTTGGCTCCTTTGTGTATCAGTCTCAATCATTCCAGAAGTGATTCAGCACGATTAAAACAATAGACACAAATTCAGCAAAAAATCTACAAAAAATCAACATATAATCAATACGATTTCAACAAAATATtcaacatcagcaaaacaaaaGAATCAACGCAATTTCAACGCAAAAAATCACCAACAACAGAACTAAAGAATCAACAAAATTTCAGCGTAAAAACTCAACACATATTTTAGAATTCAACACAAAAGCAACATGACCGATTCaacacaaattcaacaaaaaatctacaaaaaatcaacacatattTTAGAATCTATACGATTTCAACAAAATATTCAACATCAGCAGAACAAAAGAATCAACACAATTTCAAAGCAAAAAATCACTAACAGGAGAACAAAAGAATCAACGAAATTTCAGCGCAAAAAATCAACGCAGATTtcagaattcaacaaaaaagCAGCACCATCGATTCaacacaaattcaacaaaaaatcttCATAAAATTAACACAGGTTTTAGAATTAACATAAAATCAACACGATTTCAACACAAAATTCAACAACAACAAAGAATCAACTCAATTTCACCGCAAAATTCTAGCAATTTTTTCGACGAAAAGGAGAGAGAACGACAaaaagacgaaaagttggaatGAGGGGGAGTAATTGAAACGGTGAATAGTGGAAGGAGAGAGAACGACGAAATTGGGATTGCACaattattctataattaaaTGATTCACCGTATTATGAAAGTGTCTAATGTACCATCTGTTGATAGATTCATAGaagttattgaaattttaatctGGAAACATAATAAGTGTTATCTGTAATAATTAATGTCTATAGAACATATATAAAATAAGTTCATATTTCATCTTCACAAAATGGTTAATTTGAGTGTCGAACCATCAATAAGTATTTAACTTTTATGAAAAAGAGTCAATATTCTTTTGGTTTTATTCTACATTGTTACGTTAGAAAGCTTCGaacaataaaatgcaattcgctAATTTGATGGAAAAGAGTGGTGATTTGCTTTTtctatgtatttttttcatttttttgagtaataaaagtaatattatttgaaataattaatgtataatttaaaactttttgtacgaATGTGAAACATTggtgaaactttttgtatgtataaTGTAATTGGAATTAACGGTGTTAGTAGGAAATTGACGGATGTATAGTTTTGAAACACTAGGTAAACTTTATGTATGAAATACGTAAACTTAatatttttgtactaaattgaaacaaatgtGGAATATTTTATATGAAACATGTAATTACCCCACCCTCAAGAAGAGCCCGAAAAAGAGTTCATAATCTGGCCCTATTAACATAGGCCCGTTTAACAATAATTGGCCCATTTACAATAACCCTATAAATACCcgcatttttttcttaatttctctTCTACCAAAACTATCGAAAACCCTAATTCTACTACACCATGGTTAGCATTTTTTTTTGCTAATTTCTCTAcaattttttcgatttttagtTGAAATTGATTAAATTTGCCATTGCTTAAGCTTAATTTCTCTCTATATACCTCGATTTTGAGCTGAAATTGGTTGATTTTGACAGCCTCAAGGAGATTACATCGAGCTGCACAGGAAGAGGAATGGCTACCGCCATGACCACTTCGAGCGCAAGCGCAAGAAGGAGGCTCGTGAAGTTCACAAGCGCTCTAAAATCGCGCAAAACGTTAGCATCTCTTTTCTGCTTCATCTTTgtgttgatttaatttagttttGGAGAAGCTTGAAATTAATTTCGTTTGCTTTTTCTGGTGAATGAACAGACATTGGGTATTAAGGGTAAGATGTTTGCAAAGAAGCGGTATGCTGAGAAGGCGCTATTGAAGAAAACGTAAGCTTTTTGGCTGTTTTTGTTAGttaggagtaatttttttatctcCTCATATTGTTGGTTTCTCAATTTGGTATGATGAAGTGATGATATGATGAAATCAATAGGTTTCCATTGTCTTACTGGCTTTGAGTTTAGCattcattctttttcttttggttctcctttctttttgtttttaaataagACCTAATATGAATTCAGCATTTTGTGTTGTGGTAATATGCACTCACTTTTTTCGTATATAACAGTTTAGCTATGCACGAGGAGTCATCAACAAGGCGCAAGGTTGATGATAATGTCCGTGAAGGAGCTCTCCCTGCATACCTTCTTGATCGTGATGAGACCACACGAGCCAAGGTTCTTAGCAATACTGTCAAGCAAAAGCAGAAAGAGAAGGCAGGAAAATGGGATGTTCCTCTTCCAAAGGTATCACACACTACtaccttttttctcttctttccaGTTTGCTTCTCTAATGCTAACTTTTGAGATGTCTTACAACATAATATGATATGACTGTAAATCATATTCATTACATATTGACTAAAACACATATTAGCATGTTGCTGTTGTTTCGTCTACCTGAGTATTCATagaatttattcaataatttGATTCATCATTTTTATTATGAAACTGGGAAAGATCACTGGGACACAATGTAAAATGTGATGTTTCTTCTTGACCACCCTTCATATCTTAGAAAAGTTGTAATAACCCATTTTCTGTGAATAAGAATATATTGGAAGCCAACTACGAAGACTATTTCTCAATAAAATTTTATGGGATACTTCTTGGTTATATATTCTATCTTATGTTTCATTCATACTATAATTGTACTATATTTGATGATCAACCTTGTCTGCTGCCTTTGTAGGTTAGACCTGTTGCTGAAGATGAGATGTTTAGGGTAATCAGATCTGGTAAAAGGAAAAGTAAGTATCCCTTTTTGAGATGTCCTTTTTTTGTCACGCGGTTGGGATTTTTATATCATAATGATAATCATGCTCATGGTATTTTCAACTTGGTTTACATGTTGCAGCCAAGCAGTGGAAGAGGATGATCACAAAGGCCACATTTGTAGGACCAAGTTTCACTAGGAAACCTCCGAAGTATGAGCGTTTCATTCGCCCATCTGGTCTACGTTTTACAAAAGCACACGTAACGCACCCCGAACTGAAGTGCACTTTCAATTTGGAGATCATTGGTGTAAAAAAGAATCCAAATGGCCCCATGTATACTTCTCTTGGTGTTATGACTAGGGGAACCATTATCGAGGTA is a window of Salvia splendens isolate huo1 chromosome 3, SspV2, whole genome shotgun sequence DNA encoding:
- the LOC121795473 gene encoding glutamate receptor 2.7-like, producing the protein MEIPRLCFISLFIFMSSYVVRSNCSNATAAKADVGVILDLDTALGKICRTCISMAIEDFYSNRDHTTMIVPHFRNSGTDAVGAASAAIELLKNTQVMAILGPQRSVQADFVIDIGDKVRVPVMSPSMSPTLSSKELQYFIRSAWCSSSQAKAIAAVVKAFGWKEVTLVYEDSNYGSGLVPVLAEEMLNSNVLLSKLSAVTPSAKYHQLFQQLQQLKTLQTRVFVVVMLPNLASRFFQMAEEAGMMAEGYAWIITDVLTSLLDSVDSETIEAMQGVLGVRPYIPRSHELSRFTKRWRRRFHEENPEMDRTELNVFGLWAYDSTTALADSVERVGVASPRFKKPVQRWNLTDLEAMGTSNSDPSLVHLIRNYKAKGLSGDFSISNGQLQASAFEIVNVVGAGANRVGFWTERYGISQKLQVDDLKAVYSVKKADLGGVIWPGRGVIVPKGWEVSTNGNKLKVGVANRSGFPEFTRVERNSKTNALEATGFCVDVFKQVMESLPYDVPYEFFLNEYTDHQKGGDYSDISNINNHSDPSYETYDIVVGDFTITANRSELLDFTIPYTESGVAVIVPIKANDSKNAWIFMKPLTTGLWLTAGAFFFFTGFVVWALEHRVNEEFQGPPLHQVGTAFWFSFSTIVFAHRERLVSNLTRFVVIIWIFVMLVLNSSYTASLTSMLTVQQLQPTITDIQDLIKEGEYVGYQYGSFVTGLLRNMNFDTSKFRSYETLEEYDVALSKGSRNGGVAAVVDELPYIRMFLSKYCRKYTMIGPIYQTSGFGFAFPKGSPLVSDVSQAILRLKENDEMERISRKWFKEGGCRGSDGATSTVNTQSLSADSFKGLFLVAGLSSSLALAIFVSKFAYENRCILNSAASTKLKIHDLARAFYQKKDGISEESLEGRVSTPSPEPMTPIP
- the LOC121794088 gene encoding serine/threonine-protein phosphatase 7 long form homolog, which codes for METSSSSEQLLYGPEDPSLLNLQKHHISHKLMKEGTTQVFKVRRTESKTWDVEIHENVRYWLDVFGFKGVIDCGKPMKVDNELITALIERWRPETHTFHLPIGETTITLEDVQAIWGLRADGRVFTGRDYHDNFSDWTSKCRDLLGWIPDTSTETKQGGLLMTALINQTRMPLGDDLPMYVYIQRARIHALILLGGLILPDTTGCKVPFMWLNGLGDPEEVKNISWGSAALAYLYHYLCEASMDKRKELGGPMMLLQLWAWERMPTLRPAFIGPVVHEPYTPCGARWKGTTQIGNAPRHSVEHYRDQISLIRPGQFIWTPYAHCILPDYCNDVTGCSLCETYLVCWAYVEAHEPGRG
- the LOC121797374 gene encoding ribosome biogenesis protein NSA2 homolog, which codes for MPQGDYIELHRKRNGYRHDHFERKRKKEAREVHKRSKIAQNTLGIKGKMFAKKRYAEKALLKKTLAMHEESSTRRKVDDNVREGALPAYLLDRDETTRAKVLSNTVKQKQKEKAGKWDVPLPKVRPVAEDEMFRVIRSGKRKTKQWKRMITKATFVGPSFTRKPPKYERFIRPSGLRFTKAHVTHPELKCTFNLEIIGVKKNPNGPMYTSLGVMTRGTIIEVNCSELGLVTPAGKVVWGKYAQVTNNPENDGCINAVLLV